In Lotus japonicus ecotype B-129 chromosome 5, LjGifu_v1.2, one genomic interval encodes:
- the LOC130721252 gene encoding pentatricopeptide repeat-containing protein At5g39350-like gives MNGPMKRIVTTATQCESLLRKFSASNSLSETKKLHAFILTSGLLSSSTNLSSKLATTYAHCHHASYASHLFDTLPQRSLFSWNTMMRMYVQMGRPHDALNLFVEMIHSGLTLPDNFTYPIIIKACSDLSFLDMGVGVHGMTFKAGFDLDTFVQNSLLAMYMNAGEKEQAQLVFDLMKEQTVVSWNTMINGYFRNNRAEEALRVYNRMMDAGVEPDCATVVSVLPACGLLKNVELGREVHALVKEKGFWGNMVVRNAMLDMYVKCGQMKEAWWLANEMDETDVVTWTTLINGYILNGDARSALMLCRVMLLEGVKPNLVSVASLLSACGSFGSLNYGKCLHAWAIRQKLESEVIVETALIDMYAKCNCGNLSYKVFMKTSKKRTAPWNALLSGFIHNSLVREAIQLFKQMLVKDVQPDNATFNSLLPAYAVLADLKQAMNIHCYLIRSGFLYRLEVASILVDIYSKCGSLGYAHHIFNIIPLKDKDIIIWSSIIAAYGKHGHGEMAVSLFNQMVQSGVQPNQITFTSVLHACSHAGLVDEGLSLFKFMLKQHQIIPLVDHYTCIIDLLGRAGQLNDAYNLIRTMPIKPNHAVWGALLGACVSHENVELGEVAARWTFELEPENTGNYVLLANLYAAVGRWRDAENVRDMVNVVGLRKLPAQSLVEVRSE, from the coding sequence ATGAATGGGCCAATGAAGAGGATTGTGACCACTGCAACACAGTGCGAATCGCTCTTGCGAAAATTTTCAGCTTCGAATTCCCTTTCAGAAACCAAAAAGCTTCATGCTTTCATCCTCACCTCTGGccttctctcttcctccaccaaCCTTTCCTCTAAGCTTGCTACAACCTACGCACACTGCCACCATGCTTCCTATGCCTCCCACCTGTTTGATACATTGCCCCAACGGAGCTTGTTCTCGTGGAACACTATGATGAGGATGTATGTTCAAATGGGTCGCCCCCATGATGCCCTCAACTTGTTTGTTGAAATGATCCACTCGGGTCTGACTCTGCCCGACAACTTCACGTACCCTATCATTATCAAGGCTTGCAGTGACCTGTCCTTCCTTGATATGGGTGTTGGGGTTCATGGGATGACATTTAAGGCTGGCTTTGATTTGGACACATTTGTTCAGAACTCTTTGCTGGCAATGTATATGAATGCTGGGGAGAAAGAACAAGCACAGCTGGTTTTTGACTTGATGAAGGAACAAACCGTCGTGTCTTGGAATACCATGATTAATGGCTACTTTCGAAATAACCGTGCAGAGGAGGCGTTAAGGGTTTATAACAGAATGATGGATGCTGGTGTGGAGCCTGATTGTGCTACTGTTGTTTCAGTTTTGCCAGCTTGTGGACTTTTGAAGAATGTGGAGCTTGGGAGAGAGGTTCATGCGTTGGTCAAGGAGAAAGGGTTTTGGGGGAATATGGTGGTCAGGAATGCGATGTTGGACATGTATGTTAAGTGTGGCCAGATGAAAGAAGCATGGTGGTTAGCTAATGAGATGGATGAGACGGATGTGGTGACATGGACAACTTTGATTAATGGATATATTCTGAATGGTGATGCAAGAAgtgctttgatgctttgtcggGTAATGCTGTTGGAAGGAGTGAAGCCAAATTTAGTTAGTGTAGCTTCTCTGCTATCTGCCTGTGGCAGTTTTGGTTCTTTGAACTATGGCAAGTGCCTTCATGCATGGGCAATAAGGCAAAAGCTTGAGTCTGAGGTCATAGTAGAAACTGCCTTGATTGATATGTATGCCAAATGCAATTGTGGCAACCTCAGTTATAAAGTGTTCATGAAAACCTCTAAAAAGAGAACAGCCCCATGGAATGCTCTTCTATCTGGGTTCATACATAATAGCCTTGTAAGAGAAGCAATACAACTCTTTAAACAAATGTTAGTGAAAGATGTACAACCTGACAATGCAACCTTTAATAGTCTTCTTCCTGCATATGCTGTTCTTGCTGACCTCAAACAGGCAATGAACATACATTGTTACCTTATAAGGTCAGGATTTCTTTACAGACTTGAAGTAGCAAGTATTCTAGTTGACATATACTCAAAGTGTGGAAGTTTAGGATATGCTCACcacatttttaatataattcCTCTGAAGGACAAGGATATTATTATTTGGAGTTCCATAATTGCTGCTTATGGAAAGCATGGGCATGGAGAAATGGCCGTGTCACTTTTTAATCAGATGGTTCAATCTGGAGTGCAACCAAATCAAATCACATTCACCTCTGTTCTGCATGCATGCAGCCATGCCGGTTTGGTGGATGAGGGTTTGTCTCTGTTCAAGTTTATGCTTAAACAACATCAAATTATTCCTCTTGTTGATCACTATACATGCATCATTGATCTTCTTGGTCGTGCTGGTCAATTGAATGATGCTTATAATCTTATTAGAACAATGCCTATAAAACCTAACCATGCTGTATGGGGTGCACTACTTGGCGCTTGTGTGAGTCATGAGAATGTTGAACTGGGAGAGGTGGCTGCTAGGTGGACTTTTGAGCTTGAACCTGAAAACACTGGAAACTATGTTCTGTTGGCAAACCTTTATGCTGCTGTAGGAAGGTGGAGAGATGCAGAGAATGTTAGAGATATGGTAAATGTGGTAGGATTGAGAAAATTACCTGCTCAAAGTTTAGTTGAGGTGAGAAGTGAGTGA